Part of the Methanoregula sp. UBA64 genome, ATGCCCTCAAAGACGTGCTGCAGCAGACCTATGGCGACAAGGTTGCGCTCCGGCTCACCCTCATCGACGACGAAGTCCCGGCCCATATCCGGGCAATCCTTGAAAAAGACTACCCGCCCATCCCGATGGTCATCGTGAACGGCAAACTCACCCGGATCGGCAGGATCGCCCTTGACCGGATAAAAAACGAGATAGAACAGTGCCTCTAAAGGCACCGTCTTTTTTAGCAGATCCGGTTTAATACCCCGGTCTCGAGATCGTAATAAAGCCCGTGAACCTGGATCTTCCCTTCAGCAACCGCATTTTTCACCAGAGGATAGGTCAGCAGGTGTTCGAGCTGGAGTTTCACATTCTCCTGCTCGATCGCCGTAAACCGGGCCTTGATCTCGTCAGGAGTTTTTGGCGTTGGCATTTTTGCATCCACACGCTCCTTTGCCACCCGGGCATTGCTGAGCCAGAGCGGGATATACGCATCCGTGGTCTGCATGTCCATGGCCTTAATTGCCCCGCAGTCCGAGTGCCCGCAGATAACAATGTCCTCGACCCGGAGGTGTACGATGGCAAATTCGAGCACCGTTGCAAAGTTCCAGTCATGGTCGGGCACAATGTTCCCGATATTCCGCTGGACAAAGATCTCGCCGGCGCGGGCCTCGGTGATCCGTTCAGGGTTCACCCGGGAGTCGGAGCACCCCAGCCAGAGCACCTTCGGGTGCTGTGCCTCGACAAGATCCCGGTAGTGATCGATATTTTGCGTAAAGTCGGATTCGCGGAACTTGTCGTTTCCCAGGAGCAGGTTGTCGATCATGGATACTCTCCCATGCACATGATATGCGGCGTCTTTGTCTCCCTGTCCGCAGAGTGACTGCCTCCCCGGGGGTCATAAATTTTGCCCTGTCCTGACCGGGATCCTGCGGTA contains:
- a CDS encoding carbonic anhydrase — encoded protein: MIDNLLLGNDKFRESDFTQNIDHYRDLVEAQHPKVLWLGCSDSRVNPERITEARAGEIFVQRNIGNIVPDHDWNFATVLEFAIVHLRVEDIVICGHSDCGAIKAMDMQTTDAYIPLWLSNARVAKERVDAKMPTPKTPDEIKARFTAIEQENVKLQLEHLLTYPLVKNAVAEGKIQVHGLYYDLETGVLNRIC